A DNA window from Streptomyces sp. 71268 contains the following coding sequences:
- a CDS encoding type I polyketide synthase, whose product MSEQAKSSTTEVLKQSVLTIQNLRRQLARSREAGREPVAVVGLACRFPGGCDTPERFWDFVREAGVGVRDVPDDRWPVQDHYDPTPGKPGKMYIRQSNFLARDVAAFDARFFKISPLEANAMDPQQRQLLEVAWEALENAGQHPEEMRGSSTGVFIGISSNSEYAQLVRDSADVNEYIGTGTTSSIASGRVSYAFGWNGPALSVDTACSSSLVGPQLAVDALRRGECDTALAGGVNMMLAPGVMSSLCMMNALAADGRSKPFDASADGYGRGEGVGMVVLKRLSDAQRDGDTVYAVIRGGAINNDGESSGLTMPNGQAQKAVLARALHNAGVAPEAVDYLETHGTGTLLGDPIEIDAIHHVYGHASRRLTLGAVKANIGHLEAGAGIASLIKTVLCLHHGQIPPIAGLTELNPRLEPLKESFDFPRAVRDWPADPDRPRHAAISSFGFSGTNAHLILSEAPQAPAPGPANQPARPRLASSLLTLSATDEEKLVRQIRGFDAYLASHPDVPVEDLCYTANACRTAFTHRAVFLGTTVAELRESLGAVLAAYEEQGTLYSDTSVILGSSHGRDRWNAKRTLFTPHAGGRAFAAQTDEKIQPKLAFLFHGDAGHTFEVARALAADFPVFRAALAQCLAHFEPACGPQLAALTTEGAEPATGQARQAWLFATEYALCELLASYGVLPEITFGERTGSLVAAVISGVLSLEAAVGHHLALERARGSAEPVAFARVRLEREAFEGVLRDWQGQAHLSAVYGPNERVLSGAPAALAQVTDALAAAGAEITEEREGTWPSAAYQGQADTWQRTVRDAAYQQPDSRYQSPHTLTTSHNPEALRADFGDHALTAPIRYDEGLRELYDQGYRFFVELGAPRDAEVLRREDVVVLRLTDAGPALDALLRALARLSCLGSSLNWQDHYAGQGRRKLMLPNYPFEPTRHWLTHSGADRESAELTGRLGGRLSREGLRGEELGLPVRQKQYLYTFAHQNFPELVDNSGVVHVGYYLEMLRAVLAERHPGRLCRVREMRFTAPIMVFAEETKEVLLVLDPREDGDGSFDFQFHSKEADAAQWSLNVHGVVGPADEVADAAPLDVAAAQRASDRHVPREEFYEPLEQDRGFYFGPAVRYVNGAWWRGQSEVLVGFAAPEGATASRAYALGFHPGVLDSCAQTCNYVAVDRTPSGRKYMVAEMDEVLLRPCSTAEGLFASVAVPDYDAERGEITGSIRLVDGSGTTVASVGHIRLKEFDEKKLGELKAMMDATTLDKEGEDRDFLQRYGYANAERKQEMVLEYLSRLLAHILEMEPEEVDPDQPMSDFGLDSMTGLRFFHKTGTLLSVDISFADMVQSDTLRGLAQGLTDLLPGGSGLRATQTKPYEENLSPAHWVHRYEPRTDAKVRLFCFPNGYRDADLFDDWRERLGSEIDVCAIKLPGMDTKRLDERAPSDLDAFMRTMERVIDPKLLDIPCATFGHSWGALFSFRLAHRLGLNPDARLVKTFVSGFAAPSVPNPSIQDILDELAKNGMKRIPTYDEIRHDPEAVEVVVRAYGDAWSYGEVETRATLPQLLAACSLIDRYTYDPEETFSAPITAFHGVDDWVASEETKLWEGLTTGPFLLHTMAGDHQFIDAHQSQDRLLAIIRQELLSAVGQS is encoded by the coding sequence ATGAGTGAGCAGGCGAAGAGCAGCACCACCGAGGTACTGAAACAGTCAGTCCTGACGATCCAGAACCTGCGCCGCCAGTTGGCCAGGAGCCGCGAGGCCGGTCGGGAACCCGTCGCCGTGGTCGGCCTGGCCTGCCGCTTCCCCGGTGGGTGTGACACACCCGAGCGGTTCTGGGACTTCGTGCGGGAGGCCGGCGTCGGCGTCCGCGACGTGCCCGACGACCGCTGGCCCGTCCAGGACCACTACGACCCGACGCCGGGCAAGCCGGGCAAGATGTACATCCGGCAGAGCAACTTCCTGGCGCGGGACGTGGCGGCCTTCGACGCCCGCTTCTTCAAGATCTCACCGCTGGAAGCCAACGCGATGGACCCCCAGCAGCGGCAGTTGCTGGAGGTGGCCTGGGAGGCGCTGGAGAACGCCGGCCAGCACCCGGAGGAGATGCGCGGCAGCTCCACGGGCGTGTTCATCGGCATCTCGAGCAACTCCGAGTACGCCCAGCTCGTACGCGACTCCGCCGACGTCAACGAGTACATCGGCACCGGCACCACCTCCAGCATCGCCTCCGGTCGCGTCTCGTACGCGTTCGGCTGGAACGGCCCCGCGCTCTCCGTGGACACCGCCTGCTCCTCGTCGCTGGTCGGCCCCCAGTTGGCCGTCGACGCGCTGCGCCGCGGGGAGTGCGACACGGCGCTGGCCGGCGGCGTGAACATGATGCTCGCGCCGGGCGTCATGTCCTCGCTGTGCATGATGAACGCCCTGGCGGCCGACGGCAGGTCCAAGCCCTTCGACGCGTCGGCGGACGGCTACGGCCGAGGCGAGGGCGTCGGCATGGTCGTCCTCAAGCGGCTCTCCGACGCCCAGCGCGACGGCGACACCGTCTACGCCGTGATCCGCGGCGGCGCCATCAACAACGACGGCGAGAGCAGCGGCCTGACCATGCCCAACGGGCAGGCCCAGAAGGCCGTGCTGGCCCGGGCGCTGCACAACGCCGGTGTCGCCCCCGAGGCCGTCGACTACCTGGAGACGCACGGCACCGGCACCCTGCTCGGCGACCCGATCGAGATCGACGCCATCCACCACGTCTACGGCCACGCCTCGCGCCGCCTGACGCTGGGCGCGGTCAAGGCGAACATCGGCCACCTGGAGGCCGGCGCCGGCATCGCCAGCCTCATCAAGACCGTGCTGTGCCTGCACCACGGCCAGATCCCGCCCATCGCCGGGCTGACCGAGCTGAACCCGCGCCTGGAGCCGCTGAAGGAGTCCTTCGACTTCCCGCGCGCCGTCCGGGACTGGCCAGCCGACCCCGACCGGCCGCGGCACGCCGCCATCAGCTCCTTCGGGTTCAGCGGCACCAACGCCCACCTGATCCTCTCCGAGGCGCCGCAGGCACCGGCGCCCGGCCCGGCCAACCAGCCGGCCCGCCCCCGGCTCGCCTCCTCGCTGCTGACGCTGAGCGCCACCGACGAGGAGAAGCTGGTCCGCCAGATCCGCGGCTTCGACGCCTACCTCGCCAGCCACCCCGACGTACCGGTCGAGGACCTGTGCTACACGGCCAACGCCTGCCGCACCGCGTTCACCCATCGCGCGGTCTTCCTCGGCACCACCGTGGCGGAGCTGCGCGAGAGCCTCGGCGCCGTACTCGCCGCGTACGAGGAGCAGGGGACGCTGTACTCCGACACCTCGGTCATCCTGGGCAGCAGCCACGGCCGGGACCGCTGGAACGCCAAGCGCACCCTGTTCACCCCGCACGCGGGCGGCCGGGCCTTCGCCGCGCAGACCGACGAGAAGATCCAGCCCAAGCTGGCCTTCCTCTTCCACGGCGACGCGGGGCACACCTTCGAGGTGGCCCGCGCGCTCGCCGCCGACTTCCCCGTCTTCCGCGCCGCACTCGCCCAGTGCCTGGCGCACTTCGAACCCGCCTGTGGTCCGCAGCTCGCGGCGCTCACCACCGAGGGCGCCGAGCCCGCCACCGGCCAGGCCCGGCAGGCGTGGCTGTTCGCGACCGAGTACGCCCTGTGCGAGCTGCTCGCCTCCTACGGCGTGCTGCCCGAGATCACCTTCGGCGAGCGCACCGGTTCGCTGGTCGCGGCCGTCATCTCCGGCGTGCTCAGCCTGGAGGCCGCGGTCGGCCACCACCTGGCGCTGGAGCGGGCGCGCGGCTCGGCCGAGCCGGTCGCCTTCGCCCGGGTGCGCCTGGAGCGCGAGGCGTTCGAGGGTGTGCTGCGCGACTGGCAGGGCCAGGCCCACCTGTCGGCCGTCTACGGGCCGAACGAGCGGGTGCTCTCCGGCGCCCCCGCGGCGCTCGCCCAGGTCACCGACGCGCTGGCCGCCGCCGGCGCCGAGATCACCGAGGAGCGGGAGGGCACCTGGCCCTCCGCCGCCTACCAGGGCCAGGCGGACACCTGGCAGCGCACCGTGCGTGACGCCGCGTACCAGCAGCCCGACAGCCGCTACCAGTCGCCGCACACCCTGACGACCAGCCACAACCCCGAGGCGCTGCGCGCCGACTTCGGCGACCACGCGCTGACCGCGCCGATCCGCTACGACGAGGGCCTGCGGGAGCTGTACGACCAGGGCTACCGCTTCTTCGTCGAGCTGGGCGCGCCCCGCGACGCCGAGGTCCTGCGCCGCGAGGACGTCGTCGTGCTGCGGCTGACCGACGCGGGCCCCGCGCTGGACGCGCTGCTGCGCGCGCTGGCCCGGCTCTCCTGCCTGGGCTCGTCGCTGAACTGGCAGGACCACTACGCGGGCCAGGGCCGGCGCAAGCTGATGCTGCCCAACTACCCCTTCGAGCCGACCCGCCACTGGCTGACACACTCCGGCGCCGACCGGGAGTCGGCCGAGCTGACCGGCCGCCTCGGCGGCCGGCTCAGCCGGGAGGGGCTGCGCGGCGAGGAGCTGGGGCTGCCGGTCAGGCAGAAGCAGTACCTGTACACCTTCGCGCACCAGAACTTCCCCGAGCTGGTGGACAACTCCGGTGTCGTGCACGTGGGTTACTACCTGGAGATGCTGCGGGCCGTGCTGGCCGAGCGGCACCCGGGCCGGCTGTGCCGGGTGCGCGAGATGCGGTTCACGGCCCCCATCATGGTCTTCGCCGAGGAGACCAAGGAGGTCCTGCTCGTCCTCGACCCGCGCGAGGACGGCGACGGCTCGTTCGACTTCCAGTTCCACAGCAAGGAGGCCGACGCCGCGCAGTGGAGCCTCAACGTCCACGGCGTGGTCGGCCCCGCCGACGAGGTGGCCGACGCCGCCCCGCTGGACGTCGCCGCCGCCCAGCGCGCCAGCGACCGCCACGTGCCCCGCGAGGAGTTCTACGAGCCGCTGGAACAGGACCGGGGCTTCTACTTCGGCCCGGCCGTACGCTACGTGAACGGGGCCTGGTGGCGCGGCCAAAGCGAGGTGCTGGTCGGCTTCGCGGCGCCCGAGGGAGCGACCGCGAGCCGCGCCTACGCCCTCGGCTTCCACCCCGGTGTCCTCGACAGTTGCGCCCAGACCTGCAACTACGTGGCCGTCGACCGCACCCCGAGCGGGCGCAAGTACATGGTCGCCGAGATGGACGAGGTGCTCCTGCGCCCGTGCTCCACGGCCGAGGGTCTGTTCGCCAGCGTGGCCGTCCCCGACTACGACGCGGAGCGCGGGGAGATCACCGGCAGCATCCGGCTCGTGGACGGCTCGGGCACGACCGTGGCCTCGGTCGGGCACATCCGGCTCAAGGAGTTCGACGAGAAGAAGCTCGGCGAACTCAAGGCCATGATGGACGCCACCACCCTGGACAAGGAGGGCGAGGACCGGGACTTCCTCCAGCGCTACGGCTACGCGAACGCCGAACGCAAGCAGGAGATGGTCCTGGAGTACCTGAGCCGGCTGCTCGCCCACATCCTGGAGATGGAGCCGGAGGAGGTCGACCCGGACCAGCCGATGAGCGACTTCGGCCTGGACTCCATGACCGGCCTGCGCTTCTTCCACAAGACCGGCACCCTGCTCTCCGTCGACATCTCCTTCGCCGACATGGTCCAGAGCGACACCCTGCGCGGACTCGCGCAGGGCCTGACGGACCTGCTCCCCGGCGGCAGCGGACTGCGCGCCACCCAGACCAAGCCGTACGAGGAGAACCTGTCCCCGGCGCACTGGGTGCACCGCTACGAGCCACGGACCGACGCCAAGGTGCGCCTGTTCTGCTTCCCCAACGGCTACCGCGACGCCGACCTGTTCGACGACTGGCGCGAGCGCCTGGGCTCGGAGATCGACGTGTGCGCGATCAAGCTGCCGGGGATGGACACCAAGCGACTGGACGAGCGGGCCCCCTCCGACCTCGACGCCTTCATGCGGACCATGGAGCGCGTCATCGACCCGAAGCTGCTCGACATCCCCTGCGCCACCTTCGGGCACAGCTGGGGCGCGCTGTTCTCCTTCCGGCTGGCCCACCGGCTCGGCCTGAACCCGGACGCCCGCCTGGTCAAGACGTTCGTCTCGGGCTTCGCCGCACCCAGCGTGCCCAACCCCAGCATCCAAGACATCCTTGACGAGCTGGCGAAGAACGGCATGAAGCGCATCCCCACCTACGACGAGATCCGGCACGACCCCGAGGCCGTCGAGGTCGTGGTCCGCGCGTACGGGGACGCCTGGAGCTACGGCGAGGTGGAGACCCGGGCGACGCTGCCCCAGCTGCTGGCGGCGTGCAGCCTCATCGACCGCTACACCTACGACCCCGAGGAGACCTTCTCCGCCCCCATCACGGCCTTCCACGGCGTGGACGACTGGGTGGCATCGGAGGAGACCAAGCTGTGGGAGGGGCTGACCACCGGTCCCTTCCTGCTGCACACCATGGCCGGCGACCACCAGTTCATCGACGCGCACCAGTCCCAGGACCGCCTGCTGGCCATCATCCGGCAGGAACTGCTGAGCGCGGTGGGCCAGTCGTGA
- a CDS encoding hydroxymethylglutaryl-CoA synthase family protein: MQPRAAGIEAINFYGGSTYLDVQTLAEYRGLDNERFANLLMHEKSVALPFEDPVSFAVNAAKPIVDALSQEERDSIEVLITCTESGIDFGKSLSTYVHDYLGLNRGCRLFEVKNACYAGTAGFQNAVNFVLSQVSPGAKGLVVTTDISRFKATEGGEALQEDWSFAEPSGGAGAMAILVSDTPHVFSVDVGANGYYGYEVMDTCRPVPDSEAGNADLSLMSYLDCCEAAYRAYADKVEGVDYAATFDYLSFHTPFGGMVKGAHRTMMRRMCKAKNPAIEADFERRVLPGLSYCQRVGNVFGGTVFLNLLGTIAHGDFSTPKRVGIFSYGSGCCSEFYSGVVTQDSQDRVRAMGTGKVLDDRYELSIEQYLRLTKENEVIEFGTRNVELRLDLVPEVLDTVSGTGRLFLKRVNEFHREYEWV, from the coding sequence ATGCAACCCCGCGCGGCCGGTATCGAGGCCATCAACTTCTACGGCGGCTCGACCTACCTCGACGTACAGACCCTGGCCGAGTACCGGGGACTGGACAACGAGCGGTTCGCCAACCTGCTCATGCACGAGAAGTCGGTGGCCCTGCCCTTCGAGGACCCGGTCTCCTTCGCGGTCAACGCCGCCAAGCCGATCGTGGACGCGCTCAGCCAGGAGGAGCGGGACAGCATCGAAGTCCTGATCACCTGCACCGAGTCCGGCATCGACTTCGGCAAGTCGCTCAGCACCTACGTGCACGACTACCTGGGACTGAACCGCGGCTGCCGGCTGTTCGAGGTCAAGAACGCCTGCTACGCGGGGACCGCCGGCTTCCAGAACGCCGTCAACTTCGTCCTCTCCCAGGTCTCCCCGGGTGCCAAGGGCCTGGTGGTGACCACCGACATCTCCCGCTTCAAGGCCACCGAGGGCGGCGAGGCGCTCCAGGAGGACTGGTCGTTCGCCGAACCCAGCGGCGGCGCCGGGGCGATGGCCATCCTGGTCAGCGACACCCCACACGTCTTCAGCGTGGACGTCGGCGCCAACGGCTACTACGGGTACGAGGTGATGGACACCTGCCGGCCCGTGCCGGACAGCGAGGCCGGCAACGCCGACCTGTCGCTGATGTCCTACCTGGACTGCTGCGAGGCGGCCTACCGGGCGTACGCCGACAAGGTCGAGGGCGTCGACTACGCCGCCACCTTCGACTACCTCTCCTTCCACACCCCCTTCGGCGGCATGGTCAAGGGCGCGCACCGCACGATGATGCGCCGCATGTGCAAGGCGAAGAACCCCGCCATCGAGGCCGACTTCGAGCGCCGCGTGCTGCCCGGGCTCTCCTACTGCCAGCGGGTGGGCAACGTCTTCGGCGGCACCGTCTTCCTCAACCTGCTTGGCACCATCGCCCACGGCGACTTCAGCACGCCCAAGCGGGTGGGCATCTTCTCCTACGGCTCCGGCTGCTGCTCGGAGTTCTACAGCGGCGTGGTCACCCAGGACAGCCAGGACCGGGTGCGGGCCATGGGCACCGGCAAGGTGCTCGACGACCGGTACGAGCTGAGCATCGAGCAGTACCTGCGGCTGACCAAGGAGAACGAGGTCATCGAGTTCGGCACCCGCAACGTGGAGCTGCGACTCGACCTCGTCCCCGAGGTGCTCGACACCGTCTCGGGCACGGGACGGCTCTTCCTCAAGCGCGTCAACGAGTTCCACCGGGAGTACGAGTGGGTGTGA
- a CDS encoding polyketide synthase, which produces MTDVVTVTEPRPGVAQITMADQENKNTFTGDLLAGLGRAFTRVQADERYKAVILTGYGSFFCSGGTREVLLDIHAGESTFQAKDEGTPNAYSLPLECPIPVISAMQGHAIGGGLSMGLFADFVILSRESIYTANFMKYGFTPGFGSTRVFPAKLGLALAQEFLLTGRTFRGAELAERGVPYPVRPRKDVLAAALELAESLAEKPRRSLVLLKEHLARELREQLPAVIEQELAMHEVTFHQPEVKELLLSRYGA; this is translated from the coding sequence GTGACCGATGTCGTCACCGTGACCGAACCCCGCCCCGGGGTCGCCCAGATCACGATGGCCGACCAGGAGAACAAGAACACCTTCACCGGCGACCTGCTCGCCGGGCTCGGGCGGGCGTTCACGCGGGTCCAGGCCGACGAGCGGTACAAGGCGGTCATCCTCACCGGCTACGGCAGCTTCTTCTGCTCGGGCGGCACCCGTGAGGTCCTCCTCGACATCCACGCGGGGGAGTCCACCTTCCAGGCCAAGGACGAGGGGACGCCCAACGCGTACTCGCTGCCGCTGGAATGCCCGATCCCGGTCATCTCGGCCATGCAGGGCCACGCCATCGGGGGCGGCCTGTCCATGGGCCTGTTCGCGGACTTCGTGATCTTGTCCAGGGAGAGCATCTACACCGCGAACTTCATGAAGTACGGTTTCACTCCCGGCTTCGGGTCGACCCGCGTCTTCCCCGCGAAGCTGGGCCTGGCCCTGGCCCAGGAGTTCCTGCTCACCGGCCGCACCTTCCGGGGCGCGGAGTTGGCCGAGCGAGGCGTGCCCTACCCGGTGCGGCCCCGCAAGGACGTCCTCGCGGCGGCCCTCGAACTGGCCGAGAGCCTGGCGGAGAAGCCGCGGCGCTCCCTGGTCCTGCTCAAGGAGCACCTCGCCCGGGAGTTGCGCGAGCAGCTTCCCGCGGTGATCGAGCAGGAGTTGGCGATGCACGAGGTCACCTTCCACCAGCCCGAGGTCAAGGAACTCCTCCTGAGCCGCTACGGCGCCTAG
- a CDS encoding acyl carrier protein, whose translation MTQEEIFKALISVFSEIIPEVDVSAATPQDSLRDLGANSIDRADIITETMEAAGVSLPMVKFADAQSIGDIVRIIDEARS comes from the coding sequence ATGACCCAGGAAGAGATCTTCAAGGCCCTGATTTCCGTCTTCTCGGAGATCATCCCGGAGGTTGACGTGAGCGCGGCCACCCCGCAGGACAGCCTGCGCGACCTGGGCGCCAACTCGATCGACCGGGCCGACATCATCACCGAGACCATGGAGGCGGCCGGGGTCTCGCTGCCGATGGTGAAGTTCGCCGACGCGCAGAGCATCGGCGACATCGTCCGCATCATCGACGAGGCCCGCTCGTGA
- the fabG gene encoding 3-oxoacyl-[acyl-carrier-protein] reductase, whose translation MTATPDANPGGPLSGKVAVVTGGSRGLGRATVLRLAKGGATVAIVYANDEASAKQTLRDAEDLGATARIYRCDVADSEQVTQTVKAITGELGPVDVLVNNAGIIRDGLAVSIKDEDFDAVLNTSLKGAFYFIKSCYFGFIRRRSGSIINISSVAGVFGSAGQANYASAKAGLIGLTKTIAKELGERNVRCNAVAPGLISTDMTEHLQDDNQRLGPVPMGRFGRPEEVANLVAFLASDESSYITGQVVCVDGGMAM comes from the coding sequence GTGACCGCCACCCCGGACGCCAACCCCGGCGGCCCGCTCAGCGGCAAGGTGGCCGTCGTCACCGGCGGCTCCCGCGGCCTCGGGCGCGCCACCGTCCTGCGGCTGGCCAAGGGGGGCGCGACGGTCGCCATCGTCTACGCCAACGACGAGGCGAGCGCGAAGCAGACCCTGCGGGACGCCGAGGACCTGGGCGCCACGGCGCGGATCTACCGCTGCGACGTGGCCGACTCCGAACAGGTCACCCAGACCGTGAAGGCCATCACGGGCGAGCTGGGCCCGGTCGACGTCCTGGTCAACAACGCCGGCATCATCCGGGACGGCCTCGCCGTGTCCATCAAGGACGAGGACTTCGACGCGGTCCTCAACACCAGCCTCAAGGGCGCGTTCTACTTCATCAAGAGCTGCTACTTCGGCTTCATCCGCCGGCGCAGCGGCTCGATCATCAACATATCCTCGGTCGCCGGCGTCTTCGGCAGCGCGGGACAGGCCAACTACGCCTCGGCCAAGGCGGGCCTGATCGGTCTGACGAAGACGATCGCCAAGGAGCTGGGCGAGCGCAACGTGCGCTGCAACGCCGTCGCGCCCGGCCTGATCAGCACCGACATGACCGAGCACCTGCAGGACGACAACCAGCGCCTCGGCCCCGTGCCCATGGGCCGCTTCGGTCGCCCGGAGGAGGTGGCCAACCTGGTCGCCTTCCTCGCCAGCGACGAGAGTTCGTACATCACCGGCCAGGTCGTGTGCGTCGACGGCGGCATGGCGATGTGA
- a CDS encoding universal stress protein translates to MTRPITVGVDGSPESQAAVDWAAGEAVRHGVPLRVVHAWHWEPLSTPVPNSGDEQAKWARELVRETERRLADRHPGLSIVAEVLDAEPVPALVRANEEARMLVLGSRGHGALLGFLLGSHAQQVLARASRPVVSVRAPEDAKEGSADAPAQTTAAREAADGEVVVGQQGSAEDSDAVLRFAFEAAAARGVPVRAVRAWSLPPIYAYTPGSMRLADEAGGLEPYEKEQLAEALAPWREKFPEVPVAEHVEIGSGGQVLLSQTARAQLLVVGRRVRRSPIGSRIGSVAHAALHHARCPVAVVPHD, encoded by the coding sequence ATGACTCGTCCGATCACCGTGGGAGTGGACGGCTCGCCCGAGAGCCAGGCGGCCGTCGACTGGGCGGCCGGCGAGGCGGTGCGCCACGGGGTGCCGCTGCGCGTGGTGCACGCCTGGCACTGGGAGCCGCTGTCGACGCCCGTGCCCAACAGCGGCGACGAGCAGGCCAAGTGGGCGCGGGAGCTGGTGCGCGAGACCGAGCGGCGGTTGGCCGACCGCCACCCTGGCCTGTCGATCGTCGCGGAGGTGCTGGACGCCGAGCCCGTGCCCGCCCTGGTGCGGGCGAACGAGGAGGCGCGGATGCTGGTCCTCGGCTCGCGCGGGCACGGCGCGCTGCTCGGCTTCCTGCTCGGCTCGCACGCCCAACAGGTGCTCGCCCGCGCCAGCCGGCCGGTCGTCTCGGTCCGCGCCCCCGAGGACGCGAAGGAGGGGTCGGCGGACGCGCCGGCGCAGACGACGGCGGCCCGGGAGGCCGCGGACGGCGAGGTCGTCGTGGGCCAACAGGGCTCGGCCGAGGACAGCGACGCGGTACTGCGCTTCGCGTTCGAGGCGGCCGCCGCGCGCGGGGTGCCGGTGCGCGCCGTACGGGCCTGGAGCCTGCCGCCCATCTACGCGTACACGCCCGGCTCCATGCGGCTCGCGGACGAGGCCGGTGGCCTTGAGCCGTACGAGAAGGAGCAGCTCGCCGAGGCGCTGGCGCCCTGGCGGGAGAAGTTCCCCGAGGTGCCGGTGGCCGAGCACGTGGAGATCGGCAGCGGTGGGCAGGTGCTGCTCTCGCAGACCGCGCGGGCCCAGTTGCTGGTGGTCGGGCGGCGGGTGCGGCGCTCCCCCATCGGCTCGCGCATCGGGTCGGTGGCGCACGCGGCGCTGCACCACGCGCGCTGCCCGGTCGCGGTCGTCCCGCACGACTGA
- a CDS encoding S41 family peptidase: MSRAVGQPARTLPDSVGLAEFLRRVEADPLPLAGRYQLVSAARVLLDELYVHLPLKRAMHATDPVQRLRLLERRLAPLSESQFHAELVDVFRALRDLHTVYQLPAPYRGHVATLGFLVERYTDAEGATHHIVSKIDRSLVHAGFDVGAELESWNGVPIERAVERNAATQAGSHLDARLARGLESLTLRPLRTTPPPDELEVLLAYRTRGGRRRETRLPWRVCAAERYAGRAQDPVPTLGTSLGIDVGSETARQVKRGLFAPPQARRSPPRSPRGVLAHRTLRLGGRSYGYLRLFSFNVPGARSFAEQVAQIAARAPAAGLVVDVRGNPGGHVPAAESALQVLSERPVTPVSFSLSTTRGALTLARAHADFRTWSSSIQAAVETGEVYSQGFPLTDPQALTTGLPRYAGPKVLITDALSYSAADIFAAGFQDNALGPLLGTARRTGAGGANVWTHELLRVWLPELLGDLPRGAGFRVALRRATRARGNVDVPLEDLGVQADALHDLTRRDVTEHNQDLLAAAVALLD; this comes from the coding sequence GCCAACCGGCCCGGACGCTGCCGGACTCGGTGGGCCTCGCGGAGTTCCTGCGGCGGGTGGAGGCCGACCCGCTGCCGCTCGCGGGGCGCTACCAACTGGTCTCCGCCGCCCGGGTGTTGCTCGACGAGCTGTACGTGCACCTGCCGCTGAAGCGGGCCATGCACGCCACCGATCCGGTGCAGCGGCTGCGCCTGCTGGAGCGGCGTCTCGCGCCGCTCAGCGAGTCCCAGTTCCACGCCGAGCTGGTGGACGTCTTCCGGGCGCTGCGCGACCTGCACACCGTCTACCAGCTCCCGGCGCCCTACCGTGGCCACGTGGCCACGCTGGGCTTCCTCGTCGAGCGGTACACGGACGCCGAGGGGGCGACGCACCACATCGTCTCCAAGATCGACCGTTCGCTGGTGCACGCGGGCTTCGACGTCGGCGCCGAACTGGAGTCCTGGAACGGCGTCCCGATCGAGCGGGCCGTCGAGCGCAACGCCGCCACCCAGGCGGGCTCCCACCTCGACGCGCGGCTGGCGCGCGGTCTCGAGTCGCTGACGCTGCGCCCGCTGCGTACCACTCCCCCGCCGGACGAGCTGGAGGTGCTGCTCGCCTACCGCACGCGCGGCGGGCGCCGCCGCGAGACACGCCTCCCGTGGCGGGTGTGCGCGGCCGAGCGGTACGCCGGGCGGGCCCAGGACCCGGTGCCCACGCTCGGCACGAGCCTGGGCATCGACGTCGGGAGCGAGACCGCGCGCCAGGTCAAGCGCGGCCTGTTCGCCCCGCCCCAGGCGCGGCGCTCGCCCCCGCGCTCGCCGCGCGGCGTGCTGGCCCACCGCACGCTGCGGCTGGGCGGTCGCTCGTACGGGTACCTGCGGCTGTTCTCGTTCAACGTGCCGGGCGCGCGCTCGTTCGCCGAGCAGGTGGCGCAGATCGCGGCGCGCGCGCCCGCGGCGGGGCTGGTCGTGGACGTGCGCGGCAACCCCGGGGGGCACGTCCCGGCCGCGGAGTCGGCGTTGCAGGTGCTGAGCGAACGGCCGGTCACGCCGGTGAGCTTCTCGCTGTCGACCACGCGCGGCGCGCTCACGCTCGCCCGGGCGCACGCCGACTTCCGTACCTGGAGCAGCTCGATCCAGGCGGCCGTGGAGACGGGCGAGGTGTACTCGCAGGGGTTTCCGCTGACCGACCCGCAGGCGCTCACCACCGGGCTGCCGCGCTACGCCGGTCCGAAGGTGCTCATCACCGACGCGCTGTCGTACTCGGCCGCCGACATCTTCGCCGCCGGCTTCCAGGACAACGCCCTCGGGCCTCTCCTGGGGACGGCGCGCCGCACCGGGGCCGGCGGAGCCAACGTGTGGACGCACGAGCTGCTGCGGGTCTGGCTGCCCGAACTCCTCGGCGACCTGCCGCGCGGCGCCGGGTTCCGCGTCGCGCTACGGCGGGCCACGCGGGCCCGGGGCAACGTCGACGTGCCGCTTGAGGACTTGGGCGTGCAGGCGGACGCGCTGCACGACCTGACCCGGCGCGACGTCACCGAGCACAACCAGGATCTGCTGGCGGCGGCCGTCGCCCTGCTGGACTGA